The sequence GCTCCTCTGTGGGCTACTTGGCGAATGCTGTGGAACCGTTCTGGTGGTGAGTTAAACCGggggcccccaccccaccccatcaacCCTACTTGATAGCTGTCACTGGCCTTCCTCCGTCCCTCCTGATTGCCTGCATGGGCTGGGCTGGTCCTCACATGCAGCAGAAATGAAGTGGCAGGATGGAACTGCATCGGTTCAGACTGTTGCAGGTggtgcagtttgtttgttttaaatgtatataggcttaatttcaaaataggcttctaagcaacTTGCTAAGCAGGTTCTGCAGACatatcatgcatttaaagcacccccccaaaaaagcttgggaactgtagcttgtgaaTGGTGTTGTgaactgtagttctgcaaggggtaaaccacagttcccagaattcttggtggggtgggaggaaaatgTATGGTCCATATAAAACCCCAGTTTTGATTACTCCaacacttttaaaacaaacaaaccaaaaaatccTTGCAGATAGAAAGCAAATACTGTACCATACATCAGGGATAAAGATTCTACCCCAACTATTTCCCAGCtattctgtgtgtgagagagagaaaatgagacagagagagagagagagagagagagagagagagagagagagtgtagaaacctctgacttctgTGTAGCTGAAGTTTAGGTGACATCtgcacatgggcgtagccaaggcggggcagggaggggcagctgcccccctgaatgaataaaaatcaataaagatacatagcaaactgaggttctgcccccccaacaaaaatcctggctatgcccatgcatctgcaccatatatttaaagcactattaaattATGTGAACGGTCTTGGCTTCCCCTAAaaaatcttgggagctgtagtgctcagagttgttagggaacccttttcccccctcacagaactacagttcccagagttcttcagtaagagggattgactgttaaaccactctggcaactgcagttctgtgaggggaagagggatCTCCTTACACTTTCAGCACCCTGAATAAATGAccattcccaagattctttagcGGAGGCCATGGCCCATTAAAATGGCATAATTGTGCTTTAAAAGTAAGGTGCAAATGTGGCCCTATCATGCAAGGGTGACAGTTACATCCTTTGCTCCGCCCAGTTTGGCCTCTAACCCCACCCacctttgtctctggccctgcccacctctagccccacccacttttgtctctgacccacttttgtctctggccctgcccacctctagccccacccacttttgtctctggtctaagccactacagtggtacctcagtttacgaacttaattcattctggaagtccattcttaaactgcaaccgttcttaaaccgaggtgtgctttccctagtggggccttccaccatttggcttctgttcttagatgaggtaaagttcgcaaaccaggacactacttccgattttgcagagttcgtaaaccgaatagtttgtaaacagggctgttcttaaaccgaggtaccattgtactggcaTGTATCCCTCCATCCACAGAAAGTTTCCCCATAGCAAATGTCACCCTCTGACTCACTCTTGGCAGGCTTAGTTTCAGGGTACTTTTCCTCTTGTTGCATGTGCAGCCCAAGGACAAACGCGGCTGGACCCTGAACAGCGCTGGATACCTCTTGGGACATCGTAAGTCAAGTCAGGATTTGATTGGCATGAGAAAGATACggccacagaccctccaagtgtccctatcttccagggacgtccctgatttagagaagccatcccagtttctgatttgatcctggaatgtcccgcttttccttaggatgtccctgttttcattggagaaatgttggagggtctggagttatccaaccccccaagctgtctgaaggcaatcctgtatagggaatttaaaaaaaaaatgtttaatgatgtttttatataagttggaagctgcccagagtggctggggcaaccatgtAGGATGTGTGGGGTatgaaattatcattatggagtgggatgtccctattttcatcggataaatgttggagggtatgtggccAAAGGACAAGGAGAAGAATGAAATGATATTGGAAGCTGAAGTTACCTTTCCCTGGGggttaaatcccattgaactccatGGTACCTACTTCTGAGCAAAAGTGCCTAAGATTGCACCATAAGGTATCTGCCACCATATGTGGAAGCAGGTCGGGGAgttgtcattgtgtgtgtgtgtgtagtaattttatgttgtgaactgccctgagatcctctggtatagggcagtatacaaataaatagttaataataatgaagaacagaataagaggcctgctggatcaggccaatggcccatctagtccagcatcctgttctcacagtggccaactagggaAGCCTGTAAACAGGACTCGAGTGCAAGAGCAGCCCCACTTATGATTCCCAGCATCTGATGCTCAGAGGATGCAGGCcgcctctgactgtggaagccaTGCAGAAAGCCTGTAATAGCCACCGTTGCTTGCAGAATGCGCCCCCTTTTCGTCCATGCCTCTGTCCTCTTTGCTCAAATAAACCTTTCCTGGTTTATTTCCCGGGCGCTTCAGAAAACCTGCAAATCCTGTTGGATTAGAGATGGCATAACGATGCCTTTAGCATAACCACTTCTGCTCTCAGAGAAATATTTCTGTTGTTAGACTTGCCACCTCCCAGGCCTAGCATGAGTGTGCAGCACCCATGGGCAGCTGCTGGAATGCTAGCGCAGATGCCTCtcctgggaagggctgtagctcagagggagagcatctgcttgggaTGCAGAACGTCCCGGGTTCGATCCCCAGCGTCTCCAAGTAAGGCAGGGAGagactgaaactctggagagctgctgtcagccgCTTCAGGCAGCACTGAggaagatgggccaatggtctggttTTGTAGGGGTGAGGGGAGGAATAAGTTGGGTTTTTAATGCAAAGCTGCTtatttcacactttctgaaataccgtatttttcgctctataagactcactttttccctcctaaaaagtaaggggaaatgtgtgtgcgttttatggagcgaatgcaggctgcacagctatcccagaagccagaacagcaagagggatcgctgctttcactgcgcagcgatccctcttgctgttctggcttctgagattcagaatattttttttcttgttttcctcctccaaaaactaggtgcgtcttatggtctggtgcatcttatagagtgaaaaatacggtaatatttgaaccgaaacacagctattTCTCGAGATACGCACTTCTCCAAATTGCTGTTATTATGGGGtgggaaagtgtgcctaaaaatgtGTGTGTCGGTAAAAACTAATGTATAAAAGGCATTATGTCTTGCAGAAAGGTGTATATTGGGCAAATTTGCAtattaaaaaatgtgcatttgaGGCGATACTTGCACCGATACGCTGGCAACTTTCCATGGGGCTCAAAAGAAATTGAGAACaggcaaaatgaatgaatgaatgaatgaatgaatgtgtagaactgagaaaaatgagaaactgagagaagtcaAAATCATGGACAGCTTTGTCCATTCATATTGAATAGCTCTAAGGCAACTTCCTTAGGGGAAAGAGTGCTGCTGCAGCCATCTCCTGCCTGCAGCATCTgtctggctgctgtgagaacagaatgctggactagaaaggcccttggtctgatccagcaaggcctcTTCTTAGGCAGCTGCCCAATGGGTCATTCCAAATCAAATCAACGCAAAAAACAAGGGTTTTGTCACCCACCGTCTTGGATTTTGATGAAAATTGGTGTACACCCTTGCAATAAGTCtttggaggaaaacaaggagggagggaaaatacTTCTGATCCGTCATCCTTACCATCATAAATTCAGTCTCCTCACTCTTTAAATTAGTTTTCCGTAGTGTAATCCAGACAGACAGGCGTGCAAATTAAATCTGCACAAATTGCTAGTCCTCAGAGATTGCTACTGGTCCACATAACCTCCCGTATCCATGTTAGTTCGTTTATCGCCCATTGACGGCATAAGAGGAAAGAACAAGTTATATTCCAGTGTATGAAGGTGTCCTGTCTGGTAGCTAAGGGGTGGTTCTTATGTGCCACTAGCCAAAAGGCTGTTCACAAACCTGATGTAATCTGTATTTTCCCCCCTATGTAACCTGCAGCACTTCTCCCCTTGCACTCTCCTCTCCCCAAAGCAGATGCTCACCAGACACTGTCCAACAAAGGGAGCCTGACTCATAAGCGAGATGCTATGGAGGACTTGTATTCCGTAGGGCAGGATTCCTTGGGTGAGCACCCTTTCACTGGCTTCTCTgccctctccccgcatgctccatTATGCTTGTGTTataagagcctgtatagagtcgtTAAGTAGGTTCCCTATCggaaggagaaaaaaacagaggccaaccagagaatactgagaagtaaagcagctagtaagcatctttattaaactgttgcaacagagtcccccGCTCACGccacgcagggagggaggagaggaaccctgaacaatggtgtgcgagcccttatatagacttttgaaattgcccaccctgtattTCGAGATCACGCCCCTGAAACATCATAGATACTTCACTGAAAGGGGCGGGAAATCcggcagaaatcctgtctggcaggatactgatacagtggtacctcgggttaagtacttaattcgttccggaggtccgttcttaacctgaaactgttcttaacctgaagcaccactttagctattggggcctcccgctgttgccgcgccgccagagcacaatttctgttctcatcttgaagcaaagttcttaacccaaggtactatctctgggttagcgaagtctgtaacctgaagcgtatgtaacccgaggtaccactgtaatggtcatTGATTgttttacctgggcagcctggccattccttttgagatgctaaatacttagttcctgaattcaggtcacaggctcaccctattcatacacaaatatgcccttaagacaggatttgtgagcaaagatgCAATGGGGAGAATATTTGAGGTTACTGGAAGAGTCACAATGGCTTCAGGAtggttctcctgtactatttcaggcaCGTGGTTtatattaaggttaccagacatgcccgtttcccggggacagtcctcagatttacaaatcagtccccatacaaaatccattgaagttgaaaagtatccccggattcattgaaaaaaatctggtaaccttagtttctatacttatgtatgtgtttgccttgtaaatttatgaacttttattttttatatataagaccttagaattcctataacacttGCCTGTCCCTGTCAACTCCATTTCATCTGTCTTTCAGCACATGCTCTGCGCTCCTTAGATGACGGCGCCTTCCAAACCCTGATGGATTTTCTAACATACCTGAACCCCCAAGGTATGGACAGATGCTGGGTTCTCTGGGAGAAGAGGGGTATTTTTTTTAGGGAGTTGGGAAACCTAGTTCTGAATCTTCTCTGCTTTGGAACAAGGAATGCTGGGAGCTCTGTGTGGAGCAGGGCAGGATAGGGCTGgtaaaatatactcagagtcgagagtggatttcatgctctttattcagctcatagtggtgaggaggaatggaagttcccccagaatgtctgccttataaacattatttacgcaatgggccccacgtgattggctaattccgggattctcctgtaggccaatcaggttgcgcattcccttccacctggagctggattgggtggctcctgtggaccaatcagactgctgcattcaggatcctattgttctaggaccaatcagactgctgccttttggatcctattcaactcagtacataacagctgggAACCTGGAAAATCAAATCTCTTCTCCGTT comes from Podarcis raffonei isolate rPodRaf1 chromosome 13, rPodRaf1.pri, whole genome shotgun sequence and encodes:
- the LOC128399369 gene encoding galanin peptides-like isoform X1, yielding MMWSSQSVLCASLLLCGLLGECCGTVLVPKDKRGWTLNSAGYLLGHPLLPLHSPLPKADAHQTLSNKGSLTHKRDAMEDLYSVGQDSLAHALRSLDDGAFQTLMDFLTYLNPQDQRAVSRLPLLLSEEESLRQ
- the LOC128399369 gene encoding galanin peptides-like isoform X2; the encoded protein is MGWRTRAATGGKSVRRRTSGSTSQNKMMWSSQSVLCASLLLCGLLGECCGTVLVPKDKRGWTLNSAGYLLGHPLLPLHSPLPKADAHQTLSNKGSLTHKRDAMEDLYSVGQDSLAHALRSLDDGAFQTLMDFLTYLNPQDQRAVSRLPLLLSEEESLRQ